The sequence AAAAGCGGATAAGCAGCCAGGTGCAATCTGCCAGCAGGAAACGAAAGCCGTCGTCGGTCTCGATTCCGGTGACCGCGATGTTATCGATATGGCTAGGCCTGCTCCTTAAGAGGCGACGGGTGATTGACTCCCGTTCACCAGCAGGGAATTCGATGTCAGTACGCTCGAAGTAGTGGGGGCCAACCTTGCTAAAGAGGTATTCTACCAGTTGAGAGGGGCTCTTTTTCTCCCTGACCATCAGGTCCAGAAAGAGCAGGCCAGAGAGTATGCCATCGCGCTCTGGCATATTGCCACGAAAGGCAAAACCGCCGCTTTCCTCACCACCGATCAGCGCATCCTCGGCAAGCATCTTTGGGGCCACGTACTTAAAACCCACGGGGGTTTCATAGACTGGCACCCTATAAAGATCCCCCAGTCTATAGAGCATGCTGGTCGATGTTATCGTCTTGATGATTGCGCCACGCCTGTCGCAAACCTCGAGAAGATAGAGAGCAAGCAGGGCAAATACCTGAAGGGGGGTGAGAAATACCCCTCGCTCATCTATGATGCCGATGCGATCGGCATCGCCATCGGTGGCCAGGCCCGCGCTGGCCCCTTCTCCCTTCACCCTGGCGGAAAGCTCCCCCAGGTTTGATGCTATGGGCTCGGGCTGGAGGCCAGGGAATAACGGATTTCGCTCGCCGTGTATCTCGATAACCTCCGTAATGCCTCCGCTCAGAATGCGACGGAAGTATCCAATCCCCGCCCCATACATCGAATCCACCATCACCCTCAGTCCGCTGTTGCGCAGTCTCTCCAGGTCAACCAACTCCCCGATATGATTAAAATAGGGAGTGGTGGGGTCGATCCTGGTCACCATTTCATTACTAATTGCCTGCTCCAACGGCATCCGCTTAACCACATCGCCAGCCTGGATCCGGGATATATGCCTCTCTAACTCGGCGATAACCTCCGGAGAGGCACTGCAGGCGCTATCCACCTTGTACTTAAAGCCGTTCCAGGATGCTCCGTTGTGACTGGCAGTGATTACGATGGCACCGCCAGCTTTTTTCACCAGGATGGAGTAGCTAATTACCGGGGTGGGGGCAGCGTCTTGGCAAAGGTAAACCCTGATACCATTGGCGGCAACGACCTCTGAGGCAGCAGCAGCGAAGTCCTCGGAGGCAAACCTGGTATCATAGCCCACGACCAGGCCATAACGGGCGAGCCCCGCACCATTAAGGTAATCGGCAACGCCCTGTGCACATACTCTCACGTTTTCAAATGTGAAATCATCGGCGATGATCCCCCGCCAACCATCGGTTCCAAATATAATGGGTGTGGCCAACTTAAACCCTTTCTCGCCAGTAGTCCAAGAGATCCTTTAGTGTCTTTTCGAAGGGGATTTGAGGCTGCCACCCGGTTAAGTTACGGAACTTGGTGGCATCGCAGACAAGTACCTTCGCATCGTAGGGTCGAAGCCGAGCTGTATGTATCCTGACCTCGATGCCGGCATCAGTCATGCCAAGGAGCATACCGAGCATCTCCCTCACCTCCCTGTCAGCTCTTGGCAAGAATGCTTTTCCTCAGGCCAAACCTTGGTCCCCGGAAGCAATCTCTTATCGCTACCCACGATCACATTACTACCCAAAACACAACCCTCCATAACCTCGGTTCGTTCTCCAATAGCTACACTTTCCGCTATCACACAATTCTTGAGCGATACCCTCTGTCCAAGTTGAGCGTTCTGCCAAACTACTGACCCCTCAATAAGGCTGTTTTCCCCAATTCTGCAATCTTGCCCGATGACTGAGGGTCCCTTTACCCGCGCCCCGGAACCAATAACGCAGTTTCTACCAATTACCACCGGCCCTTCAAGCTCAGCTCGAGGCTGTATGTCACAGCCTTCCTCAACCCATATCCCATTGCCAGATTGCTCCCCAGGGAATCTCCGGATAACCTGTCCCTTGAGCAGGTCATGGTGAAGCTTCAGATATTTCTCGGGGGTGCCGATGTCGATCCAATAATCACTGGAGTGGTAGCCGTACAATGGATCGCCGTGCTCCAAGAGCAGGGGAAAGAGACCTTGCTCGAAGCTGAAGATCGATCCTTCCGGGATGTCGCTTAGCACTTCAGGCTCAAGAATGTAAGCACCGGCGTTTATCATATTGGTGGTCACCTCATTCCGGCGCGGTTTTTCCAGGAAACGCCGCACCCTGCCCTCATCATTGGTCTCCACTACTCCATAGATGGTAGGGTCCTCTACGGGCGTTAGGGCGATTGTAGCCTTTGATCCCCGCTTTCGGTGAAACTCCATCATCGCGGTGAGGTCGATGTCGGTGAATATATCGCCGTTAAAAACAAAGAAGGTTTCATCGATATGCTCATCGACATTCTTAACTGCTCCCGCTGTGCCCAGTGGGGAATCCTCCAATGCATAGCTTAGCTTTATGCCAAAGTTGCTGCCATCGCCAAAGTGGCGCCGGGTACGATTGTGAAGGTAACATAGTGTCAGTATAATGTCATCGATGCCATGCCGCTTCAGGTACTCGATCATGTGCTCCAGGAATGGCCTGTTCGCAATAGGCACCATAGACTTAGGGGTATTTAAGGTAAGGGGACGAAGCCTTGTCCCCTCACCACCGACCAAGATCACCGCCTTCACATTTTCACCCTTTTTCGCCACATACTACCAGGGTTTAGCATTATTCATACTTTAGCCATTTGTAGCGCCTGCGTCAACGCTATGCTTTTCTTAATTAAGGCCGGCCTCAGCTTTGAGTATGGCCGCCTTATCGGTCTTCTCCCATGGGACATCTATATCGGTGCGACCAAAATGACCATAGCTGGCGGTTTGCCTGTAGATTGGACGTCGTAACTTCATAGTCTCGATAATCGCACCAGGGCGAAGGTCGAAGTGCTTGTGGATCAGCTCAACGATAACATCATCGGGGACCCTGCCGCTACAGAATGTCTCTATAGAGATGGAAAGGGGACGAGCCACTCCGATGGCATATGAGACCTGGAGTTCGAGGCGATCCGCTAGCCCCGCTGCTACCAGGTTCTTAGCCACATACCTGGCCGCATATGCCGCGGAGCGGTCCACCTTGGTAGGGTCCTTTCCCGAGAAGCTTCCGCCTCCATGTCTGGCGATGCCGCCATATGTATCAACCAGTATCTTGCGCCCAGTGAGGCCGGTATCTCCCATTGGTCCTCCAGTGACAAAGCGCCCCGTTGCATTGACATAATATTTGGTTCTTTCATTTAGTAGAGAAGCGGGGATCACGGCCTTGATCACCTGCTCAATAACATCGTGCTCAATGACATCGTGGCTGATGGCAGGGTCATGCTGGGCGCCGATAACCACGCTATCGACTCGCTGGGGAACACCCCTGGAGTACTCCACCGTCACCTGCGACTTGCCATCGGGGCGCAGATAACGCAGTGTGCCATCCTTTCTTACCTGGGCCAGTCTCTTGCATAACTTATGGGCTAGGGAAATGGTAAGGGGCATGAGCTCAGGGGTCTCGTTGCAGGCAAAGCCCACCATCATCCCCTGGTCACCAGCACCCAGGGTCTCTCTCTCGTTATTATCCTCACCGCTCCTTACCTCAAGCGATTTATCCACCCCCATAGCGATGTCCTTCGACTGCTCCTTGATGGAGACCATAACCCCGCAGGTCTCGCAGTCAAATCCGTACTTGGCACGGGTGTAGCCCACGTCTCGCAATACCTTGCGCACGATGTCCGGTATTTCTACATAGCAATCGGTGGTAATCTCCCCCATAACAAATACAAGCCCGGTTGTTGCTGCGGTCTCGCAGGCAACCCTAGCCATAGGGTCACGTGCCAGAATGGTATCGAGGACGGCATCGGAGATTATGTCGCAGAGCTTATCAGGGTGGCCTTCGGTAACCGACTCGGAGGTAAGAAATAGCGAGGGTGCGCTCATAAAAGTTGTCATCTTTTTCTCCTTCCCTTTCTATGTCCCTGATTCCCAGCTCTCAAGATACTTCCTTTGTTCCTCAGTAAGCACATCAATTGTCATCCCCATGGAAGCTAGCTTCAGCCGGCCAACCTCCCTGTCGATATCCCGAGGCACGGGGTAAATACCTGGCTTAGACTTTTCTCCCTTAACCATGTACTCCACGCATAGCGCCTGATTGGCAAAGCTCATGTCCATAACGCTTGCCGGATGCCCCTCGGCGGCGGCCAGGTTTATCAACCTGCCTTCACCAAGCAGGAAGATTCGCCGACCACTGGGAAGGGTGTATTCGTCAATATAGAGGCGTATGCGGCGCTTGGCCTTTGCCATCTTCTCCAGGGCGGGGATGTTAATCTCCACATTGAAATGCCCGCTGTTGGCCACTATTGCCCCATCCTTCATCGCGGAGAAGTGTGCGCTGTCGAGGACGTTCATGTCACCAGAGAGGGTGATAAATATGTCGCCTACCTTCGATGCCTCAGCGATGGGCATCACCGAGTAGCCATCCATGACCGCCTCCAGGGCACGGATGGGCTCGACCTCGGTCACGATTATATGTGCCCCCATGCCCCGAGCCCTCATCGCCACCCCCCTACCACACCAGCCATAACCGCAGATCACCACCTTCTTTCCCGCCCATAGGATATTAGTGGCACGTGTGATGCCATCAATAGTGCTCTGACCAGTGCCATAGCGATTGTCAAATAAGTGCTTGGAGTCTGCGTCGTTCACTGCGATGATGGGGTAGAGAAGCTTACCCTGCTGTGCCAAACTCCGTAGCCGGATACAGCCTGTGGTGGTCTCTTCGGTGCCCCCTATAATGCCACTGACCAGTTCCCGGCGATCTTTATGAATTGTGCTCACCAGATCAGCGCCGTCATCCAGGGTGATATGAGGACCATATTCTAGGGCAGCACTAATGTGCCCATAGTAGGTTTGGTTATCCTCCCCCTTTATGGCATAAACCGGGATGTCGTACTCTTTTACCAGGGCAGCGGCGACATCGTCTTGGGTAGAGAGGGGATTTGAGGCGCAGAGTACTAGCGTGGCACCCCCCTCCTTTAAAACCATCGCCAGGTTCGCTGTCTCGGTGGTAACATGGAGGCAGGCGGCAAGGCACACCCCTTCGAGTGGCTTCTCCCTGGCAAAGCGCTCCTTAATTAGCCTCAGTACTGGCATCTCACGCGACGCCCACTCAATACGCAGCATCCCCGCTGCGGACAGGGAAGGATCCCTTATGTCAGCCTTCATAAATTACACTCCTTATCTTCAAAATGGGTACACCTCTGTAGCTCGTAGTATCTTTTATCAATATCAGCTCTGGTCAGGGAGCGGAGGCCATCGATGCTGAACTCGGAGATGGTAAAGCTGGCCACTGCAGTGCCGTGGATAACAGCCTGCCTCAACATTTGTGGGGTGAACTCGTTTACCTGATCTAGGTAGCCGAGGAAGCCTCCGGCAAAGCTATCCCCAGCGCCGGTGGGGTCCTTGAAATCGTAAACGGGATAGGCTGGGGCGATGAAGTGGTCATCGCCGCTAAGCATGACCGCTCCGTATTGCCCTCTCTTTATGATCACCGTTTTGGGACCCATATTGAGTATGCTTCTGGCAGCAGCAAAGGTGTTCTGGCTTTGGGCAAGCAGGCGGGCCTCTGACTCGTCCATTATGGCGATGTCCACGGCGCTTATCGCTCGGCTCAGGAGTTCACCCTTGCCCCTGATCCAGAAGTTCATGGTATCGACCACCTTCAGACTGGCCCCGCTAACCTGTTCCAGCACCTCGCACTGGAGTTCAGGGTCGATATTGGCGAGAAATACCAGATCGCTGTCCCGGTAACCTGGGGGAAGGGTTGGATGGAAATCGGCAAAGACATTGAGCTCGGTCTTCAGTGTTTCGGTGATATTTCGCTCGAAATCATAGTGGCCAGCCCAGCGGAAGGTCTTACCCTCGATTACCTCAAGTCCCGCAGTATCGACGCCACGCCCGGCGAGGAACTGGATATGCTCGGTGGGAAAGTCGGTGCCGGCGACCGCGACTAGGTTTACCTTGGTATAAAGGCTGGCGGCAGTGGCGAAGTAGACAGCAGAGCCGCCGAGAACCCCGTTGACGCTGCCCAGGGGCGTCTCTACCGAGTCAAGAGCCACCGAGCCCACAACCAGCACGCTCAACCGGTTATCTCCCTCACTCCGCCTTCGCCTCCGCTTTTGTATTCTCGGTATTTATATCAACTATCATTTATCGTCGAATCCAGCCATTGGATCACCTGCTCCAGAACCTTCCGATGATTCGTCCTGGTCACCGTTATGATAACCACGTTGGGGTTTTGCCTAATCTGGTTGGCCCAGGGATGGGAAGAAAGCATGATGGTACCCAGCACCCTCTTATCGCTATTTACCGACTCCAGCACAGCTTCCTTGAAATCGGGTGAGAAAAGCTCCATCTTCCCGATCTCGTCGATCACTACCACATCGCACTCACGAGCTGCCTCCCTTAGTGCAGCGACTCCCACCCTATCCAGTCCATCTATATCCACCCCGTACTTGCTAACCCGATAGGGACTCTTGATACCTGTATGGGCCAGGATGGCGCTCTCCCCATCTAGGGTAACGAGCCTGAAGCCCTGCCTCGCCCTGCTCTCCCTTATCTCCTCGGTGAAAAATCCCCCCGCTTTTATGTGAGTCCTATCCAGAGCTTGCTTAATAATTGTGGTCTTGCCCACCCCGGGGCCGCCGGTTAGGAGACAGGCTGTCCTCTCGATATTACTCTTCTTCATTTTCTCGCGGGGCTTTTACTGTGCGACCCTCCTCCTCTTAATCATAGCGGCTCCTAGAAACTGGGATTAACGTTTTGAATCTAAAATCTCCACTTCCTCGATCTCGGACGGGTTATCACGCTGGCTAATAGAATACTCCATGCAGGAATCTCACTCATCAAACATTGCCGGCGGTGTCCCGTGGCTAAAGCGGTAAACGGTCTCTGCCTTTGCTATGTCCTTTGACCGAAAATCTCCACAAATTTGGCGATGGAGCGGTCGCAGGTTCTTTCGACATCCGGAGGGAAGAGGCAGCCCGGTAGCTCGCCAAGATTTCTATGATAGCGGATGCAATCGCAACACTTCCCCTTGCGCTCGCAGGGCTCGTAGGTGCAGGTGCACCCCTCTCTGTTGGCATCGATACTGCACTCCAACCTCTCATCCCTCTCTGATATATCTTTTTCTCAGTTCTTTTGATACCCCGGCAAGGCACTCCAAAGCCCACGCTGCCGCCTCCTCCGAGAGCGAGTCCAGGCCGCATGAAGGGGTAACCAGACATCGCTCTGTTAGCAGGCGAAAGCTGACCCCTTTTCGATCCAGTGCTCCCATTCCATCCTCCAGGCGGTCGATAAGGCTCTTTACCGTTTCTCCCTTCAGGGCTTGTTCATCGTTTGCTACGATGCCCCAGGCGATCACACCGCCACGCTCCAGAAATGATTTCACCTCCTGGGGATAAAGAGCAATGGTGTAACCATAATTATAGGCATCAAAGCTAAGAATGTCGAGGTTCGTGGCAAGCAGTATTGACCAATCCGTATTGCCACAGCAGTGTACTCCCTTGAGCCCGCTGATACCAGCGAAAACCTCCTCTAAAAGCCCTTTTACCTGCTCCTCAGCGAGTGAGACAAAGGCGGAACCCACCGATGCCATATAGGGCTCATCGACGAAGATGATGGTATTGGGTGAGATGGCCTTAAGCTCCCGCTCCTGCCAGGCAGCCTTCATGCGTAGGTGTTTGGCCAGGGCATCAGCAAGCGTATCGTCATAGAGGATGGGGCGACGGTTCTCATCGGTGACCGTTAGCCCCCAGGTAACAGGGCCGGTCACCTGTCCCTTGACGCCAAATGGCGACCTTAGCTCCACTTCAAGTAGTGTGTGAAGACCAGCGGCATAGTCCGGGCTTATAGCATATCTCTCGACCCTGTTCTCTAGATAGGTATTGTAGAGCTGCTCCAGTGGCTCATCCAGATCTTTTGAACGATCGACATAAACTCGATCCCCTTCGATGACCACGCCGGGGAAACCATCGCTGAACTGGGCATACATGTTCTCCGAGAAGGAACGCTTGGGTAGTTGTGGCCAGGCGGGGATTTCGGGTAGGAACTTAGCCACCAGTGAGCAGGCCTCTCGCGGGTCGGTATGAGGCATGCTTCCCACTGCAGTAGCTAGTCCGCTTAACTCAAATCGGGGCAGTTTTCCGCTCCTCCCTAAGAGGTATCCCAGCAGCTCTACTCTTCACTATAGCAGCATTGAGTGGGCTATTCCTGAGATCACCTAATATACTTACCAATTAAAAGGTCGAGTTCCTTTTTCATCCGCTCGGGAATCTTCTCCGAGTCGGTGATAATGGCGTTTTTAAGCGCCTCGGCACAGCCACATTCGCGTCCCTCTGGGATGCGTGCCGCCGCTATATTAATGATCTTCTTGGCTATATCAGCACTACGCGCCAGGTTGGCAAGCGCCATTTCGATAGTTACCGACTCCTCGGTTTCATGCCAGGTATCGTAGTCGGTAATGCAGGCAAGTGTAGCATAGCATATCTCCGCCTCCCTTGCCAGCTTTGCTTCCGGTAATGCCGTCATACCTATGATGCTTGCTCCCCAGGAGCGATAGAGGTTCGATTCCGCCTTTGTGGAGAAGAGTGGCCCCTCCATCACGATATAGGTACCCTCCTGGTGAACATTGGCCCCCACATCGATGGATGCCTGATACAGTATATTGCTGAGAACCGGGCAGAAGGGTTCGGCAAAGCTGGCATGGGCAACCAGCCCCCCACCGAAGAAGCTGTTCACCCGGCTTCTGGTGCGATCGATAAGCTGGTCGGGTATGACAATGTCCAGGGGATGGATACCCTCTTTCAGGCTTCCTACCGCATTGACGGAGATGATCCACTCCACGCCCAGTGACTTCAAGGCGTAGATATTGGCGCGGGACGGTATATCCGAGGGGCTTACATAGTGCCCCCTGCCGTGGCGGGGGAGGAATGCGATGCTCTTCCCTTCCAGTTCGCCGATAATGATAGCATCGCTGGGCTCGCCGAAGGGGGTCTTAGGCTTCACCTCTTTGACAACAGTCATCCCCTCTATTTGGTATAGTCCACTTCCCCCGATAACCCCTATCTTGGCCTCAGGCATTAAGAAACCTCCACGTTTCTATGCACTTCCACCGGTCAGTTTATGATGCTTTGTTATCTTTTTCAAACATACGCCCTGTATAATCGAATGGTAAGGGCATTTTCATTATGGGGTCTACGGCTTTGTCGAGATTAGTTACTATTGAGTCGAATCTCTTTTGCCATGAGATTACGTTTGGTTTGTCATAATCTAGCTCTCTAGCAAGGGCGAAACTCTCAATCGCTTCTACGACACGAAGTATTGTTACAGTTAATATGAAAGCTTTATTTGGCAAATCCTCTATTCTCGTATCTGGCGCAGCCATTATCATGTACTCATCCCCTGTTAAAGATACTGACAATGCATCATGAAGTGCACAAGGGAGCGTTGGATGTTTTACTTTGCATAACCACTGGTACTGCGCGTATATCATTTCAGCTTGAGCATCGTATTCCTGATCAGATAAAACCTTTCCAGATTTTTCGTCTTCTTGTTTTGATTGGTAAGCATACATTTTGCACAGATTGGCTACAGACCAAGGAGAGCCGCCAGATGCATGATTCCACATTTTTTCTGCCCTTTGAACATTGCCTGCTAAACAATTGGTAATAAGAGCATTTTCAAATGCTGCAGCTGCTACTGAGCCAGCTTGAGATGTATAACCGAGCAGGAGTAAGTTCCAAGTGGCCCTTAGGTCGTTTAGCAAGCGTTTTAAGAATAGAGCAGCGATAGCAATATCCTTAGTTTTTTGGCACTTGCAACTCAAAGTTGGCACTTCCATTCCACATTCATAGCAATCTGTAATGGGTCGCGAAAAAGGTTTCAGCATTTTCGCTATCTTCGGGCTTTCAGCTACTTCTAATGGCGACAAAGCGTCCCAGAACCCATGTGAATCCTTAATGACCATCGTTTACCCCAAGCTTCCTCAACCTCTCCACATAGGGCTCGCGCACTATACCACGCTCGGTAATTATAGCAGATATGTAGCGATGGGGGGTAACATCGAAAGCGGGGTTTGCTACCTTAACTCCCTCCGGGGCGATAGGAACCCCTCTAATGTGGGTAACCTCTGTAGCGCTTCTCTCCTCAATGGGTATATCATCACCCGATTCCAATGATATATCGATGGTGCTTGTGGGGGCGGCGACATAGAAAGGGATACCATTCTCCATCGCCGGCACCGCCAAGTTATAGGTGCCGATTTTATTCGCGACATCGCCATTTGAGGCAATCCTATCAGCACCTACGATTACGCAATCGATGCCTCCTCTGGAAAGGAAATGACCCGTCATGGTGTCGGTTATTAGGGTGAAAGGGATGTTATACTTAATTAGCTCCCATGCGGTAAGACGCGCTCCCTGTAGCAGGGGACGAGTTTCGCTAGCGAAGACGTGTATTTTTTTACCTCTCTCCCATGCCGTCCTGATTACCCCCAGTGCGGTACCATAGCCCGCTGCCAACGCCCCGGTGTTGCAGTGAGTCAGTATAGTAAAGCCATCCTCTATAAGCTCGTCACCGTAGGAGCTCAGCTTTCGCTCTGCCGCCTCACCCTCGGCATCCAGCCTTTGGGCCTCAGAGATAAGTGCCACTTTTATCCGGGCAACGCTCTCGCCGGCTTCTGCCACGCGGTTCATCCTCTCCAGTGCCCAGAACAGGTTAACCGCAGTGGGTCTGGTGGCAGAAAGCGTCTCTGAGATGGGACGAAGTTTTTCCATAAATTCATTCTTCGATTTTGCCTCGATCCCCTGTGCCCCCAGTGCTATCCCGTAGGCAGCGGCGATGCCTATAGCTGGCGCGCCACGGATTCTCATCCCCTTGATTGATGATGCCACCTCGCGGTAGTCCGAAATCTCCAGGAAAACCTCCTCCCATGGAAGCTTAGTCTGGTCGATCATTATAACCTTCTTTGATACCCACTTTATGGCTTTAAACTCACTCATTTTAACCCTCTCATCTACTCCTCCATATATTTTCAAATTTGCGCCTGCCCACTCTATACCTTAACCCTCCTTCTCCATATCAAAGCTACAACAATGACCGCGATGAAAGTTACCTCAACTGCAAGTCCCCAGGGCATCGAAAGCTGATCGAACAAGTCATGGATAGGGCTTCGCCCTATAGTAGGACGCAGGATAATCCAGTCAACGATATCTGGAGATAAGGCCCACAGCATTCCCCACCAGTAGTGGCGCATAAGGTAAGCCAAGGCGGGAGTCAACACAACTAGGCCAGCAAGAACGAAGGTGCTTAGCAAATCGCCAGGATAGGGAACGATTTGTAGGATAGCTGGTGTACCCGGTGGCCAAGGACTGTGTAAATGCTGTATAGGCTCAATTATCGAGTTACGAAGGAGCAAGTTGTCAAGGAGAGCGGCGCTTAGAAGAGCGATCCCTGCCGTAGGTACCCGTGTTTTCATGCCCTTCTCGGTGAGGGCACCAGCAGCTAGATGGTAAGGAGCATACATCTACACAAACTTTCATTTCCTTTAAAACTTCTCTCGTGTGACAATAGGTTTTCCTGTTACATTGAATAATAACGATTTGTACTAACCTATCATTTGAGTAGCTTGAATTCTACCACATCCACCAAGCCTTTATCAGTGAGCCTCAGCTCAGGTATCACGGGGAGGGCGAGAAAGGAGATGGTGGCAAAGGGAGAGGCAAGCTTCGCTCCCAGGTCTGCGGCGGTTTTTTCAAGCTTTTCCAGCTTATTGACCACGGTCTCGAGCGGCTCTTCTGATAATAAACCGGCGATAGGTAAAGGAAGCGCATCTAAAATCTTGCCATCTGCGGCGATGACCAGCCCACCCTCCAGTCGCTCTATCTCCTTTACTGCTATAAATATATCGTTATCCTCCACACCCACAGCGATGATGTTGTGGGAATCATGGGCGATGGATGAGGCCAACGCCCCACGCTTGAGCCCAACACCTTTCACCAGCCCCAGACCTATGTTCCCGGTAGCCTTATGCCTTTCCACCACCACCAGCTTGAGGATGTCACGCTCGGGATCGGGCACAACAAATCCACCCGCAACCTTAGACCTCTCCGCCAGCTTTTTAGTGATTATCTGGTTAGAGACAATCTCGATAATGG comes from Dehalococcoidia bacterium and encodes:
- the metK gene encoding methionine adenosyltransferase yields the protein MSAPSLFLTSESVTEGHPDKLCDIISDAVLDTILARDPMARVACETAATTGLVFVMGEITTDCYVEIPDIVRKVLRDVGYTRAKYGFDCETCGVMVSIKEQSKDIAMGVDKSLEVRSGEDNNERETLGAGDQGMMVGFACNETPELMPLTISLAHKLCKRLAQVRKDGTLRYLRPDGKSQVTVEYSRGVPQRVDSVVIGAQHDPAISHDVIEHDVIEQVIKAVIPASLLNERTKYYVNATGRFVTGGPMGDTGLTGRKILVDTYGGIARHGGGSFSGKDPTKVDRSAAYAARYVAKNLVAAGLADRLELQVSYAIGVARPLSISIETFCSGRVPDDVIVELIHKHFDLRPGAIIETMKLRRPIYRQTASYGHFGRTDIDVPWEKTDKAAILKAEAGLN
- a CDS encoding phosphoglucomutase/phosphomannomutase family protein, giving the protein MATPIIFGTDGWRGIIADDFTFENVRVCAQGVADYLNGAGLARYGLVVGYDTRFASEDFAAAASEVVAANGIRVYLCQDAAPTPVISYSILVKKAGGAIVITASHNGASWNGFKYKVDSACSASPEVIAELERHISRIQAGDVVKRMPLEQAISNEMVTRIDPTTPYFNHIGELVDLERLRNSGLRVMVDSMYGAGIGYFRRILSGGITEVIEIHGERNPLFPGLQPEPIASNLGELSARVKGEGASAGLATDGDADRIGIIDERGVFLTPLQVFALLALYLLEVCDRRGAIIKTITSTSMLYRLGDLYRVPVYETPVGFKYVAPKMLAEDALIGGEESGGFAFRGNMPERDGILSGLLFLDLMVREKKSPSQLVEYLFSKVGPHYFERTDIEFPAGERESITRRLLRSRPSHIDNIAVTGIETDDGFRFLLADCTWLLIRFSGTEPILRIYAESDSTARVKGLIALGKKMAGV
- a CDS encoding methionine synthase, with the translated sequence MPHTDPREACSLVAKFLPEIPAWPQLPKRSFSENMYAQFSDGFPGVVIEGDRVYVDRSKDLDEPLEQLYNTYLENRVERYAISPDYAAGLHTLLEVELRSPFGVKGQVTGPVTWGLTVTDENRRPILYDDTLADALAKHLRMKAAWQERELKAISPNTIIFVDEPYMASVGSAFVSLAEEQVKGLLEEVFAGISGLKGVHCCGNTDWSILLATNLDILSFDAYNYGYTIALYPQEVKSFLERGGVIAWGIVANDEQALKGETVKSLIDRLEDGMGALDRKGVSFRLLTERCLVTPSCGLDSLSEEAAAWALECLAGVSKELRKRYIREG
- a CDS encoding NDP-sugar synthase; protein product: MKAVILVGGEGTRLRPLTLNTPKSMVPIANRPFLEHMIEYLKRHGIDDIILTLCYLHNRTRRHFGDGSNFGIKLSYALEDSPLGTAGAVKNVDEHIDETFFVFNGDIFTDIDLTAMMEFHRKRGSKATIALTPVEDPTIYGVVETNDEGRVRRFLEKPRRNEVTTNMINAGAYILEPEVLSDIPEGSIFSFEQGLFPLLLEHGDPLYGYHSSDYWIDIGTPEKYLKLHHDLLKGQVIRRFPGEQSGNGIWVEEGCDIQPRAELEGPVVIGRNCVIGSGARVKGPSVIGQDCRIGENSLIEGSVVWQNAQLGQRVSLKNCVIAESVAIGERTEVMEGCVLGSNVIVGSDKRLLPGTKVWPEEKHSCQELTGR
- a CDS encoding NTPase, whose product is MKKSNIERTACLLTGGPGVGKTTIIKQALDRTHIKAGGFFTEEIRESRARQGFRLVTLDGESAILAHTGIKSPYRVSKYGVDIDGLDRVGVAALREAARECDVVVIDEIGKMELFSPDFKEAVLESVNSDKRVLGTIMLSSHPWANQIRQNPNVVIITVTRTNHRKVLEQVIQWLDSTINDS
- a CDS encoding PfkB family carbohydrate kinase, with amino-acid sequence MLVVGSVALDSVETPLGSVNGVLGGSAVYFATAASLYTKVNLVAVAGTDFPTEHIQFLAGRGVDTAGLEVIEGKTFRWAGHYDFERNITETLKTELNVFADFHPTLPPGYRDSDLVFLANIDPELQCEVLEQVSGASLKVVDTMNFWIRGKGELLSRAISAVDIAIMDESEARLLAQSQNTFAAARSILNMGPKTVIIKRGQYGAVMLSGDDHFIAPAYPVYDFKDPTGAGDSFAGGFLGYLDQVNEFTPQMLRQAVIHGTAVASFTISEFSIDGLRSLTRADIDKRYYELQRCTHFEDKECNL
- the mtnP gene encoding S-methyl-5'-thioadenosine phosphorylase translates to MPEAKIGVIGGSGLYQIEGMTVVKEVKPKTPFGEPSDAIIIGELEGKSIAFLPRHGRGHYVSPSDIPSRANIYALKSLGVEWIISVNAVGSLKEGIHPLDIVIPDQLIDRTRSRVNSFFGGGLVAHASFAEPFCPVLSNILYQASIDVGANVHQEGTYIVMEGPLFSTKAESNLYRSWGASIIGMTALPEAKLAREAEICYATLACITDYDTWHETEESVTIEMALANLARSADIAKKIINIAAARIPEGRECGCAEALKNAIITDSEKIPERMKKELDLLIGKYIR
- the ahcY gene encoding adenosylhomocysteinase, which encodes MKADIRDPSLSAAGMLRIEWASREMPVLRLIKERFAREKPLEGVCLAACLHVTTETANLAMVLKEGGATLVLCASNPLSTQDDVAAALVKEYDIPVYAIKGEDNQTYYGHISAALEYGPHITLDDGADLVSTIHKDRRELVSGIIGGTEETTTGCIRLRSLAQQGKLLYPIIAVNDADSKHLFDNRYGTGQSTIDGITRATNILWAGKKVVICGYGWCGRGVAMRARGMGAHIIVTEVEPIRALEAVMDGYSVMPIAEASKVGDIFITLSGDMNVLDSAHFSAMKDGAIVANSGHFNVEINIPALEKMAKAKRRIRLYIDEYTLPSGRRIFLLGEGRLINLAAAEGHPASVMDMSFANQALCVEYMVKGEKSKPGIYPVPRDIDREVGRLKLASMGMTIDVLTEEQRKYLESWESGT
- a CDS encoding DUF6485 family protein, translating into MECSIDANREGCTCTYEPCERKGKCCDCIRYHRNLGELPGCLFPPDVERTCDRSIAKFVEIFGQRT
- a CDS encoding GDP-mannose 4,6-dehydratase, whose translation is MPRADREVREMLGMLLGMTDAGIEVRIHTARLRPYDAKVLVCDATKFRNLTGWQPQIPFEKTLKDLLDYWRERV